Proteins encoded together in one Lathyrus oleraceus cultivar Zhongwan6 chromosome 5, CAAS_Psat_ZW6_1.0, whole genome shotgun sequence window:
- the LOC127079183 gene encoding uncharacterized protein LOC127079183, with product MVRAEIPKLECEPQLHEAVVRHMIHGPCSIINRKSPCMKDGHCNKRYPKQFLDETRQGTDSYLEYRRKFDESVSLGKDRSVDNRWVVPYNPWLLLKYDCHINVEICSNIKSIKYLYKYVYKGPDRVVMEVHKGSYMDEVQQYVDARWICAPEALWKIF from the coding sequence ATGGTAAGAGCAGAAATACCTAAACTAGAATGTGAACCACAGTTGCATGAAGCTGTTGTAAGACATATGATCCACGGACCTTGCAGCATAATCAACCGGAAGTCTCCATGTATGAAAGACGGACATTGTAACAAAAGGTATCCCAAACAATTCTTGGATGAAACACGTCAAGGCACTGACTCATATCTCGAGTATAGGAGAAAGTTTGATGAGTCTGTATCGTTAGGTAAAGATAGGTCTGTCGATAATAGATGGGTGGTTCCTTATAACCCTTGGTTACTGTTAAAGTATGACTGTCACATCAATGTAGAGATTTGCAGTAACATTAAAAGTATCAAGTATCTATACAAATATGTGTACAAGGGTCCTGATCGTGTGGTTATGGAGGTTCATAAAGGATCATACATGGATGAAGTTCAGCAATATGTTGATGCAAGATGGATTTGTGCTCCCGAGGCATTATGGAAAATATTTTGA
- the LOC127079184 gene encoding uncharacterized protein LOC127079184, producing the protein MLTQFFALNLRYPQARKYLYREIPEHYYWNKRDMEWHHRRSTRKVIRRIYTISPLEGDKFYLRLLLSHVTDPTSWEYLFTNNGMTFSTFKKSAEDMGFLDTDHSIRDCLVEATSLRMPYALRRLFVMILIFCEPTDVRGLWNEFFTHMVKDYQTANNVVESDLTNMLLKDLNELLNLHGKKIENYDLPSLHPDTIDRGAVPSIIQEELAIDIPNEDIESVAKLNNDQMIAFNTIMNVIIQKHGGVFFVDGPGGTGKTFFYRTLMASLRSRGEIVLATASSGIAATLLPGGRTAHSRFKIPIDIQLSSICGIQKQKDLANLIRVASAIIWVEAPMTNKNYLEALDRSLQDICSKNAPFGGKILIMGEDFRQVLPVVRKGTKAQMILACIIQSHLWNHTKILRLRQNMRSLHDQEFA; encoded by the coding sequence ATGCTCACACAATTCTTTGCATTGAATCTACGATATCCACAAGCAAGAAAGTATCTATATAGAGAGATTCCAGAGCATTATTATTGGAACAAGCGGGATATGGAATGGCATCATAGACGATCAACAAGAAAAGTTATCAGGAGAATCTATACGATATCACCTTTGGAGGGAGATAAGTTTTACTTGCGACTGTTGTTATCTCATGTCACAGATCCAACTAGTTGGGAATATCTTTTTACAAATAATGGCATGACTTTCAGTACATTCAAAAAATCAGCCGAGGATATGGGATTTCTAGATACTGATCATAGTATTCGTGATTGTTTGGTTGAGGCTACGAGTCTCCGAATGCCATATGCTTTACGAAGGTTATTCGTGATGATTTTAATATTTTGTGAACCTACTGATGTTAGAGGCCTTTGGAATGAGTTTTTTACACATATGGTAAAGGATTATCAAACAGCTAACAATGTTGTGGAATCAGACTTAACTAATATGTTGTTAAAGGACTTGAATGAACTCCTAAACCTGCACGGTAAAAAGATTGAAAATTATGATCTCCCATCTTTACACCCTGATACAATAGACAGAGGTGCAGTTCCAAGTATCATACAAGAGGAGTTAGCGATCGATATCCCCAATGAAGATATTGAATCTGTTGCTAAGTTAAATAATGATCAAATGATTGCATTCAACACCATTATGAATGTAATTATTCAAAAACACGGTGGGGTATTTTTTGTTGATGGTCCAGGAGGAACAGGTAAAACATTCTTTTATAGAACATTAATGGCAAGTTTAAGAAGTAGAGGAGAAATTGTCTTAGCAACTGCATCATCTGGTATAGCTGCAACATTGTTACCTGGTGGTAGGACTGCACACTCTCGATTTAAGATACCTATTGATATTCAACTGAGTTCCATTTGTGGTATTCAAAAGCAAAAGGATCTTGCAAATCTCATTAGAGTTGCTTCCGCAATAATTTGGGTCGAAGCACCAATGACAAACAAAAATTATTTGGAAGCCTTAGATCGATCATTACAAGACATTTGTAGCAAGAATGCTCCATTTGGTGGAAAAATTCTGATCATGGGGGAAGATTTTCGTCAAGTTCTTCCTGTTGTAAGAAAAGGTACTAAGGCACAAATGATTTTAGCGTGTATTATTCAGTCTCATTTATGGAATCATACCAAGATTTTGCGTTTGCGTCAAAATATGCGATCATTGCACGATCAAGAGTTTGCATAA
- the LOC127088256 gene encoding RING-H2 finger protein ATL43: MVTNNHRHHMAPSPSFFKTLTLLLLLSQHFLTLVIAFTQNNTETSPPPSPVPDEATTNSQPQRIKPSVAILVCVFTVLFSLTSVLLLYVKHVNYIANTGEIVNIENGGASYFNGGRKNSGIDRSVVESLPIFRFGSLTGQKDGLDCAVCLCKFESSQVLRLLPKCKHAFHVECVDTWLDAHSTCPLCRSRVDPEDVLLVVEDSSSSSTTTLREIHNQNQKEEENDHAMEIEIERGRMWRNEIVENYRKRHSSVGEKEWEGERERKKTASFRWSLDSSRKKSESSIGLGLGCFAGPRKDGMLLTKEESSVERRKRLEHRIIVSPKVRSGLHQNQRWSDVQPCDMLYLTSEMMIMSGVKNVNRRNNESSWNGRGVINSRSVSEITGLSRFQSNNTQQ; the protein is encoded by the coding sequence ATGGTGACAAACAACCACCGCCACCACATGGCTCCTTCACCTTCATTCTTCAAAACTCTCACTCTATTATTACTACTATCGCAACACTTTTTAACCCTTGTTATTGCTTTTACGCAGAACAACACAGAAACCAGTCCACCTCCGTCTCCCGTTCCCGATGAAGCCACCACCAATTCTCAACCTCAACGAATAAAACCAAGCGTCGCTATTCTCGTCTGCGTTTTCACCGTGCTCTTTTCTCTCACCTCGGTCCTCCTTCTCTACGTGAAACACGTTAATTACATCGCCAACACCGGCGAGATAGTTAATATCGAAAACGGCGGAGCCTCGTATTTTAACGGCGGAAGAAAAAACTCCGGGATAGACCGTTCGGTAGTTGAATCGTTGCCGATTTTCAGATTCGGATCACTTACAGGTCAAAAGGACGGTCTAGATTGTGCGGTTTGTCTATGTAAATTCGAATCCTCGCAAGTTTTACGGTTATTGCCGAAATGCAAACACGCTTTTCATGTGGAGTGTGTTGATACATGGCTGGATGCACATTCAACTTGTCCTCTTTGCCGTTCTAGAGTCGATCCTGAAGATGTTCTTCTCGTAGTGGAAgattcttcttcatcatcaacaacaacactgCGGGAGATTCACAATCAGAATcagaaagaagaagaaaatgatcATGCTATGGAAATTGAAATTGAAAGAGGAAGAATGTGGAGAAACGAGATTGTAGAGAATTATCGAAAGAGACATTCGTCGGTAGGGGAAAAGGAATGGGAAGGAGAACGAGAAAGGAAGAAAACGGCGTCGTTTAGATGGTCTCTGGATAGTTCTAGAAAGAAGAGCGAGAGTAGCATTGGGCTTGGGCTGGGTTGTTTTGCTGGGCCGAGAAAAGACGGGATGTTGTTAACGAAAGAAGAGAGTAGCGTGGAAAGGAGAAAAAGGTTGGAGCACCGGATAATTGTGTCACCGAAGGTGAGAAGTGGGCTCCACCAGAATCAACGGTGGAGTGATGTGCAACCGTGTGATATGCTGTATCTAACATCAGAGATGATGATAATGAGTGGAGTAAAGAATGTGAATAGGAGGAATAATGAAAGTAGTTGGAATGGCAGGGGAGTAATTAATTCGAGAAGTGTGTCTGAAATCACGGGACTCAGCAGGTTCCAAAGCAACAACACACAGCAATAA
- the LOC127088257 gene encoding probable ubiquitin-like-specific protease 2B isoform X1, whose product MNGSPRRDLQVFDFNEDDAINSDKLIFNKFSKIPIHDSLAHDGQIKEVGVKNVPSNPCVGVDVVGGISEMETGCSKPSFKTMEDTFDSKVKNSELGTDKQTNSISQENHCHFKINVDYYDGQKNRDTSGGASTPGTSQIGPSGSPSSKESVDVSSDADDCMNHESAPTSAASDIVENGVFHLSLNGCGLDGAHTSDMVPFNVRDDTSEVVLRPDYIVYQDNYYMGPMLTFSHCCIKINVSTASMKQGAFDLEWGLDDLIDIKCQLFQSSGTVIIKINVISRNANQLDHLSDTSGIEELEIAVVDSNWSLIHKKITTLNVKYLAIWNVMLNMDVEDNETKSGGSRCYFPNFEEPFDEVIYPEGDPDAVSLSKRDFDLLQPDTFINDTIIDFYIQYLKNQIQEEEKPRFHFFNSFFFRKLVDLDKNPSSASDGKAAFLRVRKWTRKINLFEKDYIFIPVNFNLHWSLIVICHPGEVVNFNDKELANSLRVPCILHMDSIKGNHSGLKNLLQSYLWEEWKERHKDAPEEDLSALFSNLRFLPLALPQQDNSYDCGLFLLHYLELFLAEAPLTFNPFKLTKFSNFLNADWFLPAEAYLKRTLIQKLISELVENHGSREISSSDCSDDPQYIENNENRICVEHPEVNRESKTSFDGQGIEMTLLSGSSSLDPQSLNNSGMVLKDLFEPGASAATSAQCHSFDQRSSDYRFNNSIFSMEENSDLGEQFMYLATDTNLATDTSFQQVAEVTPQACSLPYLPRDCGNGTNHILEISLQEDVSSPSSSEDTEAIGVTENCPDYGNEPITSNEAEQGEKICSPIENTEHFIDICGSASNNLSIPSVMGISKDSMNCDGYKNGDIHSPCQEAPTIGLHQVSEAVDEEAACDAGQMIDDMGADICEEQAAKRRRVMPPQ is encoded by the exons ATGAACGGGTCTCCGCGAAGAGATCTACAAGTCTTCGATTTCAATGAAGACGATGCGATTAACTCCGATAAACTCATCTTCAACAAATTCAGCAAAATCCCTATCCACGATTCTCTCGCTCACG ATGGCCAGATCAAAGAGGTTGGTGTCAAGAATGTCCCCAGTAATCCTTGTGTTGGCGTTGATGTAGTTGGGGGTATTTCAGAGATGGAAACAGGTTGTTCAAAACCCTCTTTCAAAACAATGGAAGATACATTTGATAGCAAAGTGAAGAATTCCGAGTTAGGCACTGACAAACAAACAAATTCCATTAGTCAGGAAAATCACTGTCATTTTAAAATAAACGTTGATTACTATGACGGACAAAAGAATAGGGATACAAGTGGTGGTGCATCTACACCTGGGACGAGTCAGATTGGTCCTTCAGGATCTCCATCCAGT aaagAATCTGTTGATGTTAGTTCTGATGCTGATGATTGCATGAACCATGAGAGTGCTCCAACAAGTGCTGCTTCTGATATTGTGGAGAATGGAGTATTTCATC TTTCACTGAATGGTTGTGGATTGGATGGTGCACACACTTCTGACATGGTACCTTTTAATGTTAGA GATGACACGTCCGAAGTTGTTCTCCGTCCTGATTATATAGTTTACCAGGATAATTATTATATGGGGCCAATGTTAACTTTTTCACATTGCTGCATCAAGATCAATGTTTCAACTGCAAGTATGAAGCAAGGGGCCTTTGATCTCGAATGGGGACTTGATGATCTTATTGATATTAAGTGTCAGTTGTTTCAAAGT AGTGGAACGGTCATCATAAAGATTAATGTAATATCAAGGAATGCAAATCAGTTAGATCATTTAAGCGACACTTCAG GCATTGAGGAGTTGGAGATTGCAGTTGTTGATTCCAATTGGTCCCTGATACATAAAAAGATCACAACTCTTAATGTAAAATACTTAGCTATTTGGAACGTCATGCTTAA TATGGATGTAGAAGATAATGAAACTAAATCGGGTGGATCAAGATGCTACTTTCCTAA TTTTGAGGAGCCTTTTGATGAAGTCATATATCCTGAAGGGGATCCAGATGCTGTTTCTCTAAGCAAGAGAGACTTTGATCTATTACAACCTGACACATTCATTAATGACACAATAATTGACTTCTACATCCA GTATCTGAAGAATCAGATACAAGAGGAGGAGAAACCTAGATTTcatttttttaatagttttttcTTTCGAAAGCTGGTTGATTTGGACAAAAATCCATCTAGTGCTTCGGATGGAAAAGCAGCATTTCTACGTGTTCGTAAATGGAcaagaaaaataaatttatttGAAAAGGATTACATCTTCATTCCTGTGAATTTCAA TCTTCATTGGAGCTTAATTGTCATATGTCATCCTGGTGAAGTGGTTAATTTCAATG ATAAAGAGTTGGCTAACTCGCTTAGAGTACCCTGTATATTACATATGGATTCTATAAAAGGAAATCATAGCGGTCTGAAAAACCTGCTGCAGAG TTACTTGTGGGAAGAATGGAAAGAGAGACATAAAGATGCACCGGAAGAAGACCTTTCAGCATTATTTTCAAATTTGCGTTTTCTCCCCCTTGCG TTGCCACAGCAGGATAACTCATATGATTGTGGCCTCTTTCTGCTGCACTACCTAGAGCTCTTCCTTGCCGAAGCTCCTCTTACTTTCAATCCATTCAAACTAACCAAGTTTTCCAATTTT CTCAACGCGGATTGGTTTCTGCCTGCTGAGGCATATCTCAAGCGAACACTGATCCAGAAGTTGATTTCCGAACTTGTGGAAAACCATGGTTCACGTGAAATCTCGTCCTCGGACTGTAGTGATGACCCCCAGTACATAGAAAATAATGAAAACAGAATCTGCGTTGAGCATCCTGAAGTCAATAGGGAGTCAAAAACTTCCTTTGATGGACAGGGAATAGAAATGACTCTATTGTCTGGATCATCGTCTTTGGATCCTCAATCTTTAAACAACTCGGGCATGGTTCTTAAGGATCTCTTTGAGCCAGGTGCTTCAGCCGCAACATCGGCACAGTGTCATTCTTTTGACCAGCGATCGTCTGATTATCGTTTCAATAATTCGATATTTTCGATGGAG GAAAACTCCGATCTTGGGGAACAATTTATGTACTTAGCAACAGATACCAACTTAGCCACAGATACCAGCTTCCAGCAAGTAGCTGAAGTTACACCTCAAGCATGTTCTTTGCCTTACCTTCCTAGGGATTGTGGAAATGGGACTAATCACATACTAGAAATCTCTCTGCAAGAGGATGTGTCATCTCCCAGCAGTTCCGAAGATACAGAAGCCATAGGGGTCACTGAAAACTGTCCAGACTATGGGAATGAACCCATAACATCTAATGAGGCAGAACAAGgtgaaaaaatttgttcaccCATAGAAAATACCGAGCATTTTATAGATATCTGTGGTTCTGCTAGCAACAATTTATCAATACCCTCGGTCATGGGAATTTCTAAAGACTCCATGAATTGTGATGGTTACAAGAATGGAGATATTCACTCTCCCTGTCAGGAAGCTCCCACAATAGGGTTGCATCAAGTTTCTGAAGCAGTAGATGAGGAGGCCGCATGTGATGCTGGTCAGATGATTGATGATATGGGAGCTGATATTTGTGAGGAACAAGCTGCAAAGAGGAGGCGGGTTATGCCTCCGCAATGA
- the LOC127088257 gene encoding probable ubiquitin-like-specific protease 2B isoform X2 encodes MNGSPRRDLQVFDFNEDDAINSDKLIFNKFSKIPIHDSLAHDGQIKEVGVKNVPSNPCVGVDVVGGISEMETGCSKPSFKTMEDTFDSKVKNSELGTDKQTNSISQENHCHFKINVDYYDGQKNRDTSGGASTPGTSQIGPSGSPSSKESVDVSSDADDCMNHESAPTSAASDIVENGVFHLSLNGCGLDGAHTSDMDDTSEVVLRPDYIVYQDNYYMGPMLTFSHCCIKINVSTASMKQGAFDLEWGLDDLIDIKCQLFQSSGTVIIKINVISRNANQLDHLSDTSGIEELEIAVVDSNWSLIHKKITTLNVKYLAIWNVMLNMDVEDNETKSGGSRCYFPNFEEPFDEVIYPEGDPDAVSLSKRDFDLLQPDTFINDTIIDFYIQYLKNQIQEEEKPRFHFFNSFFFRKLVDLDKNPSSASDGKAAFLRVRKWTRKINLFEKDYIFIPVNFNLHWSLIVICHPGEVVNFNDKELANSLRVPCILHMDSIKGNHSGLKNLLQSYLWEEWKERHKDAPEEDLSALFSNLRFLPLALPQQDNSYDCGLFLLHYLELFLAEAPLTFNPFKLTKFSNFLNADWFLPAEAYLKRTLIQKLISELVENHGSREISSSDCSDDPQYIENNENRICVEHPEVNRESKTSFDGQGIEMTLLSGSSSLDPQSLNNSGMVLKDLFEPGASAATSAQCHSFDQRSSDYRFNNSIFSMEENSDLGEQFMYLATDTNLATDTSFQQVAEVTPQACSLPYLPRDCGNGTNHILEISLQEDVSSPSSSEDTEAIGVTENCPDYGNEPITSNEAEQGEKICSPIENTEHFIDICGSASNNLSIPSVMGISKDSMNCDGYKNGDIHSPCQEAPTIGLHQVSEAVDEEAACDAGQMIDDMGADICEEQAAKRRRVMPPQ; translated from the exons ATGAACGGGTCTCCGCGAAGAGATCTACAAGTCTTCGATTTCAATGAAGACGATGCGATTAACTCCGATAAACTCATCTTCAACAAATTCAGCAAAATCCCTATCCACGATTCTCTCGCTCACG ATGGCCAGATCAAAGAGGTTGGTGTCAAGAATGTCCCCAGTAATCCTTGTGTTGGCGTTGATGTAGTTGGGGGTATTTCAGAGATGGAAACAGGTTGTTCAAAACCCTCTTTCAAAACAATGGAAGATACATTTGATAGCAAAGTGAAGAATTCCGAGTTAGGCACTGACAAACAAACAAATTCCATTAGTCAGGAAAATCACTGTCATTTTAAAATAAACGTTGATTACTATGACGGACAAAAGAATAGGGATACAAGTGGTGGTGCATCTACACCTGGGACGAGTCAGATTGGTCCTTCAGGATCTCCATCCAGT aaagAATCTGTTGATGTTAGTTCTGATGCTGATGATTGCATGAACCATGAGAGTGCTCCAACAAGTGCTGCTTCTGATATTGTGGAGAATGGAGTATTTCATC TTTCACTGAATGGTTGTGGATTGGATGGTGCACACACTTCTGACATG GATGACACGTCCGAAGTTGTTCTCCGTCCTGATTATATAGTTTACCAGGATAATTATTATATGGGGCCAATGTTAACTTTTTCACATTGCTGCATCAAGATCAATGTTTCAACTGCAAGTATGAAGCAAGGGGCCTTTGATCTCGAATGGGGACTTGATGATCTTATTGATATTAAGTGTCAGTTGTTTCAAAGT AGTGGAACGGTCATCATAAAGATTAATGTAATATCAAGGAATGCAAATCAGTTAGATCATTTAAGCGACACTTCAG GCATTGAGGAGTTGGAGATTGCAGTTGTTGATTCCAATTGGTCCCTGATACATAAAAAGATCACAACTCTTAATGTAAAATACTTAGCTATTTGGAACGTCATGCTTAA TATGGATGTAGAAGATAATGAAACTAAATCGGGTGGATCAAGATGCTACTTTCCTAA TTTTGAGGAGCCTTTTGATGAAGTCATATATCCTGAAGGGGATCCAGATGCTGTTTCTCTAAGCAAGAGAGACTTTGATCTATTACAACCTGACACATTCATTAATGACACAATAATTGACTTCTACATCCA GTATCTGAAGAATCAGATACAAGAGGAGGAGAAACCTAGATTTcatttttttaatagttttttcTTTCGAAAGCTGGTTGATTTGGACAAAAATCCATCTAGTGCTTCGGATGGAAAAGCAGCATTTCTACGTGTTCGTAAATGGAcaagaaaaataaatttatttGAAAAGGATTACATCTTCATTCCTGTGAATTTCAA TCTTCATTGGAGCTTAATTGTCATATGTCATCCTGGTGAAGTGGTTAATTTCAATG ATAAAGAGTTGGCTAACTCGCTTAGAGTACCCTGTATATTACATATGGATTCTATAAAAGGAAATCATAGCGGTCTGAAAAACCTGCTGCAGAG TTACTTGTGGGAAGAATGGAAAGAGAGACATAAAGATGCACCGGAAGAAGACCTTTCAGCATTATTTTCAAATTTGCGTTTTCTCCCCCTTGCG TTGCCACAGCAGGATAACTCATATGATTGTGGCCTCTTTCTGCTGCACTACCTAGAGCTCTTCCTTGCCGAAGCTCCTCTTACTTTCAATCCATTCAAACTAACCAAGTTTTCCAATTTT CTCAACGCGGATTGGTTTCTGCCTGCTGAGGCATATCTCAAGCGAACACTGATCCAGAAGTTGATTTCCGAACTTGTGGAAAACCATGGTTCACGTGAAATCTCGTCCTCGGACTGTAGTGATGACCCCCAGTACATAGAAAATAATGAAAACAGAATCTGCGTTGAGCATCCTGAAGTCAATAGGGAGTCAAAAACTTCCTTTGATGGACAGGGAATAGAAATGACTCTATTGTCTGGATCATCGTCTTTGGATCCTCAATCTTTAAACAACTCGGGCATGGTTCTTAAGGATCTCTTTGAGCCAGGTGCTTCAGCCGCAACATCGGCACAGTGTCATTCTTTTGACCAGCGATCGTCTGATTATCGTTTCAATAATTCGATATTTTCGATGGAG GAAAACTCCGATCTTGGGGAACAATTTATGTACTTAGCAACAGATACCAACTTAGCCACAGATACCAGCTTCCAGCAAGTAGCTGAAGTTACACCTCAAGCATGTTCTTTGCCTTACCTTCCTAGGGATTGTGGAAATGGGACTAATCACATACTAGAAATCTCTCTGCAAGAGGATGTGTCATCTCCCAGCAGTTCCGAAGATACAGAAGCCATAGGGGTCACTGAAAACTGTCCAGACTATGGGAATGAACCCATAACATCTAATGAGGCAGAACAAGgtgaaaaaatttgttcaccCATAGAAAATACCGAGCATTTTATAGATATCTGTGGTTCTGCTAGCAACAATTTATCAATACCCTCGGTCATGGGAATTTCTAAAGACTCCATGAATTGTGATGGTTACAAGAATGGAGATATTCACTCTCCCTGTCAGGAAGCTCCCACAATAGGGTTGCATCAAGTTTCTGAAGCAGTAGATGAGGAGGCCGCATGTGATGCTGGTCAGATGATTGATGATATGGGAGCTGATATTTGTGAGGAACAAGCTGCAAAGAGGAGGCGGGTTATGCCTCCGCAATGA